CAGGCCCCACCGGCGGCGAGGGATTTGCCGCCCCCCCCGGAATCTGAAGTTTGATTTGTCCGACGACTTTTTTCGCCACTGCTGATGCCGCCCGTTATCCAAAACCGATCCGCCAAGGCCCACTTCCCAAACCGTCCGGGCGATACCCGGAGCGGCTGCCGCGAGCCCGACTGCCAATCTGGTTTACGACTTTTCGACCTGCACGAAATCCAGTTCGACCGGTGTGGCGCGCCCGAAGATCGAGATCAGCACGCGCACCTTGCCTTTTTCCGGCCGCACCTCTTCGACGGTGCCATTGAAATCCTGGAACGGCCCGTCGATGACCTTGACTGCTTCGCCCACCTCGAACAGCACCTTCGGTTTGGGCCGCAGTGCTCCTTCTTCCATCTGCTGCGTAATCTCACGGACTTCTGACTCCGGCACTTCAGGCGGCTGGGTCGCGTGGCCGACGAAGCCGGTCACTTTGGGTGTGTTCTTGATGAAGTGCCATGTCTCGTCATCGAGTTGCATCTGAACGAAGATGTAACCGGGGAAGAACTTGCGGCTCGAGATCTTGCGCTGACCGCCCTTGCCAAGTTCCTGCACGCTTTCGACCGGAACCAGCACCTCGCCAATCTTGTCACGCAGCTTTGCGAACTCGGGCGAACGCAGGCGCTGTTCAAGCGCCGCCTTGGCCTTCTGCTCGTAGCCGGAATAAGTATGCACGACGTACCAGCGCTTGCCGGCAGACGCACCTGCCCCGGCCTTCTTGCTTTGCTCTTGCGTTGCGGTTTCCATAACCGACCGGGCCCCTCCGGCGCCGCTTCCGCGCCCCCTTCAGACCAGCCCGTGAACGATCGCAGTCAATTCAATATCTCGAACTCAGCTCAGTATCTGCCGCACAATCCTCGTCGCGCCGAGGTCGATCAGGCCGAGCCATACAGCCATTACGATCGTCAGAACCAGCAC
The DNA window shown above is from Candidatus Binataceae bacterium and carries:
- the nusG gene encoding transcription termination/antitermination protein NusG, translating into METATQEQSKKAGAGASAGKRWYVVHTYSGYEQKAKAALEQRLRSPEFAKLRDKIGEVLVPVESVQELGKGGQRKISSRKFFPGYIFVQMQLDDETWHFIKNTPKVTGFVGHATQPPEVPESEVREITQQMEEGALRPKPKVLFEVGEAVKVIDGPFQDFNGTVEEVRPEKGKVRVLISIFGRATPVELDFVQVEKS